One window of the Manihot esculenta cultivar AM560-2 chromosome 14, M.esculenta_v8, whole genome shotgun sequence genome contains the following:
- the LOC110631074 gene encoding myosin-10 isoform X1 has translation MDKASTITTLTARRSKWQYPPPPPTPRILHLPRRPRRKQPAKPSATKSCSKRDRKDKLETLFDQERVFTRVVMPVLTVSGGGDDQCEEERRERVEERESVVMEEEKWKFQAEMLRAECNLLRMERDIAVKKMERRRVQVERALRSAVQTLLSGRERMCSGQNANMVLEEEIIELADKLEKLQRRSRNREVDVQKCCNFDKQASLLQRRLQKFAGESDEICVKEIQEMAEASLSSNTTSGNKENFVSNSSSNMEALRRKVEGLSRGSPLESMEVEYRTMLSTANSSASGSSYAATSKRIELSEISSSSMRQTYKLVQERACSGCCKAIVQRVVEQVRAETEQWSQMQEMLGQVRDEMEELQASRDFWEDRALDSDQQIQLLHSAVKERRQRALSSDAKANELQAQVSTLRAELEKLRKEKTRETNRNKNPAANSHESPNEMEKRVLVCRLKENRQANDDCCKQQESLDNGRKKTNTRGSGLNALKRSPFREIGNSSSLATQNSKGVLPLPCPLASNVQRDS, from the exons ATGGATAAAGCATCGACAATAACAACATTGACAGCGAGGAGGTCGAAATGGCAATACCCACCACCGCCACCAACGCCAAGAATCTTGCATTTGCCTCGCAGGCCTCGCAGGAAACAACCTGCAAAGCCTAGTGCTACCAAGTCCTGTTCAAAAAGAGACAGGAAAGATAAGCTGGAGACTTTGTTTGATCAAGAGAGAGTTTTTACAAGAGTGGTTATGCCCGTTTTAACGGTGAGCGGTGGAGGGGATGATCAGTGTGAGGAGGAGAGGAGGGAGAGAGTGGAGGAAAGAGAGAGCGTGGTGATGGAGGAGGAAAAGTGGAAGTTTCAAGCTGAGATGTTGAGGGCAGAGTGTAATTTGCTAAGAATGGAGAGAGATATTGCTGTGAAGAAGATGGAGAGGAGAAGGGTCCAGGTGGAAAGGGCTTTGAGATCTGCTGTTCAAACTCTGCTTTCT GGGAGAGAAAGGATGTGCAGTGGACAGAATGCAAACATGGTTTTGGAGGAAGAGATCATAGAATTGGCCGATAAACTAGAGAAGTTGCAGAGAAGATCAAGAAATAGGGAAGTAGATGTCCAAAAATGTTGCAATTTTGATAAACAAGCATCTCTTCTTCAAAGGAGGCTACAGAAGTTTGCTGGAGAATCAGATGAGATATGTGTAAAAGAGATTCAAGAGATGGCAGAAGCAAGCTTGTCCTCCAATACTACTAGCGGCAACAAAGAAAATTTTGTTTCAAATAGCAGCAGCAAT ATGGAGGCTCTGAGAAGGAAAGTGGAGGGACTGTCAAGGGGTAGTCCGTTAGAGAGTATGGAAGTTGAATACAGGACGATGCTCTCCACAGCTAACAGCTCTGCTTCTGGTTCCAGTTATGCTGCCACTTCCAAGCGAATCGAACTCTCGGAGATCTCTTCATCCTCAATGAGACAAACATACAAG CTTGTGCAGGAGAGAGCATGTTCAGGATGCTGCAAGGCAATCGTGCAGAGGGTTGTGGAGCAAGTTCGGGCTGAGACAGAGCAATGGTCCCAAATGCAAGAGATGCTGGGGCAAGTCAGGGATGAGATGGAGGAATTGCAGGCTTCTAGAGATTTTTGGGAAGATCGAGCACTTGATTCTGATCAGCAAATTCAATTACTCCACTCTGCT GTGAAAGAAAGGAGACAGAGAGCTCTCTCCTCAGATGCCAAGGCAAATGAGCTACAAGCTCAGGTATCAACGCTTCGAGCCGAGCTTGAAAAGTTGAGGAAGGAAAAAACTAGAGAAACAAATAGAAACAAGAACCCAGCAGCGAATTCACATGAATCACCAAATGAGATGGAGAAAAGGGTACTGGTTTGTCGATTGAAGGAAAATCGCCAAGCAAATGATGATTGCTGCAAGCAGCAGGAGTCATTGGACAATGGAAGAAAAAAGACAAATACTCGTGGAAGTGGACTTAATGCTTTGAAACGCTCCCCATTTAGAGAGATTGGGAATTCATCATCATTGGCAACGCAAAATAGCAAGGGAGTGCTTCCTTTGCCCTGCCCCCTGGCTTCCAATGTGCAGAGAGATTCTTAA
- the LOC110631074 gene encoding myosin-10 isoform X2, protein MDKASTITTLTARRSKWQYPPPPPTPRILHLPRRPRRKQPAKPSATKSCSKRDRKDKLETLFDQERVFTRVVMPVLTVSGGGDDQCEEERRERVEERESVVMEEEKWKFQAEMLRAECNLLRMERDIAVKKMERRRVQVERALRSAVQTLLSGRERMCSGQNANMVLEEEIIELADKLEKLQRRSRNREVDVQKCCNFDKQASLLQRRLQKFAGESDEICVKEIQEMAEASLSSNTTSGNKENFVSNSSSNMEALRRKVEGLSRGSPLESMEVEYRTMLSTANSSASGSSYAATSKRIELSEISSSSMRQTYKERACSGCCKAIVQRVVEQVRAETEQWSQMQEMLGQVRDEMEELQASRDFWEDRALDSDQQIQLLHSAVKERRQRALSSDAKANELQAQVSTLRAELEKLRKEKTRETNRNKNPAANSHESPNEMEKRVLVCRLKENRQANDDCCKQQESLDNGRKKTNTRGSGLNALKRSPFREIGNSSSLATQNSKGVLPLPCPLASNVQRDS, encoded by the exons ATGGATAAAGCATCGACAATAACAACATTGACAGCGAGGAGGTCGAAATGGCAATACCCACCACCGCCACCAACGCCAAGAATCTTGCATTTGCCTCGCAGGCCTCGCAGGAAACAACCTGCAAAGCCTAGTGCTACCAAGTCCTGTTCAAAAAGAGACAGGAAAGATAAGCTGGAGACTTTGTTTGATCAAGAGAGAGTTTTTACAAGAGTGGTTATGCCCGTTTTAACGGTGAGCGGTGGAGGGGATGATCAGTGTGAGGAGGAGAGGAGGGAGAGAGTGGAGGAAAGAGAGAGCGTGGTGATGGAGGAGGAAAAGTGGAAGTTTCAAGCTGAGATGTTGAGGGCAGAGTGTAATTTGCTAAGAATGGAGAGAGATATTGCTGTGAAGAAGATGGAGAGGAGAAGGGTCCAGGTGGAAAGGGCTTTGAGATCTGCTGTTCAAACTCTGCTTTCT GGGAGAGAAAGGATGTGCAGTGGACAGAATGCAAACATGGTTTTGGAGGAAGAGATCATAGAATTGGCCGATAAACTAGAGAAGTTGCAGAGAAGATCAAGAAATAGGGAAGTAGATGTCCAAAAATGTTGCAATTTTGATAAACAAGCATCTCTTCTTCAAAGGAGGCTACAGAAGTTTGCTGGAGAATCAGATGAGATATGTGTAAAAGAGATTCAAGAGATGGCAGAAGCAAGCTTGTCCTCCAATACTACTAGCGGCAACAAAGAAAATTTTGTTTCAAATAGCAGCAGCAAT ATGGAGGCTCTGAGAAGGAAAGTGGAGGGACTGTCAAGGGGTAGTCCGTTAGAGAGTATGGAAGTTGAATACAGGACGATGCTCTCCACAGCTAACAGCTCTGCTTCTGGTTCCAGTTATGCTGCCACTTCCAAGCGAATCGAACTCTCGGAGATCTCTTCATCCTCAATGAGACAAACATACAAG GAGAGAGCATGTTCAGGATGCTGCAAGGCAATCGTGCAGAGGGTTGTGGAGCAAGTTCGGGCTGAGACAGAGCAATGGTCCCAAATGCAAGAGATGCTGGGGCAAGTCAGGGATGAGATGGAGGAATTGCAGGCTTCTAGAGATTTTTGGGAAGATCGAGCACTTGATTCTGATCAGCAAATTCAATTACTCCACTCTGCT GTGAAAGAAAGGAGACAGAGAGCTCTCTCCTCAGATGCCAAGGCAAATGAGCTACAAGCTCAGGTATCAACGCTTCGAGCCGAGCTTGAAAAGTTGAGGAAGGAAAAAACTAGAGAAACAAATAGAAACAAGAACCCAGCAGCGAATTCACATGAATCACCAAATGAGATGGAGAAAAGGGTACTGGTTTGTCGATTGAAGGAAAATCGCCAAGCAAATGATGATTGCTGCAAGCAGCAGGAGTCATTGGACAATGGAAGAAAAAAGACAAATACTCGTGGAAGTGGACTTAATGCTTTGAAACGCTCCCCATTTAGAGAGATTGGGAATTCATCATCATTGGCAACGCAAAATAGCAAGGGAGTGCTTCCTTTGCCCTGCCCCCTGGCTTCCAATGTGCAGAGAGATTCTTAA
- the LOC110631075 gene encoding probable beta-1,3-galactosyltransferase 8 isoform X2, with protein MIPHSFKEKKLLERLWPWQIDNESKKMRGKPISSGKGIIVLCIASFIAGSLFTSRTWIHTSPSQAKDHQNVPLISHYVNKLQEVKRDCDHKRKFAEGKPGDIMGEVKKTHQAIKSLENTISALEMELTAARTSKSSSQISLERPTNHSLQKAFVVIGINTAFSSRKRRDSVRETWMPKGAKLKELEKEKGIVIRFVIGHSATPGGALDKALDLEEAEYKDFLRLQHVEGYHQLSTKTRLYFSTAVSIWDAHFYVKVDDDVHVNLGTLTTTLAKHRSKSRIYIGCMKSGPVLSQKGVKYHEPEFWKFGEEGNKYFRHATGQIYAISKDLANYISINSPILHRYANEDVSLGSWFIGLEVEHVDERSLCCGTPPDCEWKAQAGNVCVASFDWSCSGICNSVERMKQIHSSCGEAEGGVWNVDV; from the exons ATGATCCCTCATTCTTTCAAAG AAAAGAAGCTGTTGGAAAGATTGTGGCCGTGGCAGATTGACAACGAGTCCAAGAAAATGAGAGGAAAGCCAATAAGTTCAGGAAAAGGAATTATTGTACTGTGCATTGCAAGCTTCATCGCTGGTTCGCTGTTTACTAGTAGAACATGGATTCATACTTCTCCTTCACAGGCTAAGGATCATCAGAACGTTCCTCTCATTTCTCATTATGTCAACAAGCTACAGGAAGTGAAACGTGATTGTGATCACAAGCGT AAATTTGCTGAAGGAAAACCTGGAGATATCATGGGAGAAGTTAAGAAAACCCATCAAGCTATCAA GTCGCTGGAAAATACGATTTCTGCGTTAGAAATGGAACTAACAGCAGCTCGAACAAGCAAATCAAGTAGCCAAATTTCACTAGAAAGACCCACAAATCACTCGCTGCAAAAGGCATTTGTTGTGATTGGAATAAACACTGCATTCAGCAGCAGAAAACGCCGAGACTCGGTTCGAGAAACTTGGATGCCAAAGG GGGCTAAATTGAAGGAATTGGAGAAAGAGAAAGGGATTGTGATAAGATTTGTGATTGGGCACAGTGCAACACCAGGTGGAGCTCTTGATAAAGCGTTGGATTTAGAAGAAGCAGAGTACAAAGACTTTCTTAGGCTCCAACACGTAGAGGGTTACCACCAGCTTTCCACCAAGACCAGATTATACTTCTCCACTGCAGTTTCCATTTGGGACGCCCACTTCTACGTTAAGGTTGACGACGATGTTCATGTCAATTTAGGAACGTTAACCACCACTCTAGCTAAACATAGATCCAAGTCCAGAATCTATATAGGCTGCATGAAATCTGGTCCAGTTCTCTCTCAGAA AGGGGTAAAATATCACGAGCCAGAGTTCTGGAAATTTGGTGAAGAAGGGAACAAATACTTCAGACATGCAACTGGCCAAATCTATGCCATTTCCAAGGACCTTGCTAACTATATCTCCATTAACTC TCCCATATTGCATAGATATGCCAATGAAGATGTTTCGTTGGGATCATGGTTCATTGGGTTGGAAGTTGAACATGTGGATGAGCGTTCTCTCTGTTGTGGAACCCCTCCAG ATTGTGAATGGAAGGCCCAAGCAGGGAATGTTTGTGTGGCATCATTCGATTGGTCATGCAGTGGTATATGCAACTCAGTAGAGAGGATGAAGCAAATACACAGTTCTTGTGGGGAAGCAGAAGGCGGTGTTTGGAATGTTGATGTTTGA
- the LOC110631075 gene encoding probable beta-1,3-galactosyltransferase 8 isoform X1, with amino-acid sequence MNNFIKAAKIKPLLSEKKLLERLWPWQIDNESKKMRGKPISSGKGIIVLCIASFIAGSLFTSRTWIHTSPSQAKDHQNVPLISHYVNKLQEVKRDCDHKRKFAEGKPGDIMGEVKKTHQAIKSLENTISALEMELTAARTSKSSSQISLERPTNHSLQKAFVVIGINTAFSSRKRRDSVRETWMPKGAKLKELEKEKGIVIRFVIGHSATPGGALDKALDLEEAEYKDFLRLQHVEGYHQLSTKTRLYFSTAVSIWDAHFYVKVDDDVHVNLGTLTTTLAKHRSKSRIYIGCMKSGPVLSQKGVKYHEPEFWKFGEEGNKYFRHATGQIYAISKDLANYISINSPILHRYANEDVSLGSWFIGLEVEHVDERSLCCGTPPDCEWKAQAGNVCVASFDWSCSGICNSVERMKQIHSSCGEAEGGVWNVDV; translated from the exons atgaatAATTTCATCAAGGCTGCAAAAATTAAGCCGCTTCTTTCAGAAAAGAAGCTGTTGGAAAGATTGTGGCCGTGGCAGATTGACAACGAGTCCAAGAAAATGAGAGGAAAGCCAATAAGTTCAGGAAAAGGAATTATTGTACTGTGCATTGCAAGCTTCATCGCTGGTTCGCTGTTTACTAGTAGAACATGGATTCATACTTCTCCTTCACAGGCTAAGGATCATCAGAACGTTCCTCTCATTTCTCATTATGTCAACAAGCTACAGGAAGTGAAACGTGATTGTGATCACAAGCGT AAATTTGCTGAAGGAAAACCTGGAGATATCATGGGAGAAGTTAAGAAAACCCATCAAGCTATCAA GTCGCTGGAAAATACGATTTCTGCGTTAGAAATGGAACTAACAGCAGCTCGAACAAGCAAATCAAGTAGCCAAATTTCACTAGAAAGACCCACAAATCACTCGCTGCAAAAGGCATTTGTTGTGATTGGAATAAACACTGCATTCAGCAGCAGAAAACGCCGAGACTCGGTTCGAGAAACTTGGATGCCAAAGG GGGCTAAATTGAAGGAATTGGAGAAAGAGAAAGGGATTGTGATAAGATTTGTGATTGGGCACAGTGCAACACCAGGTGGAGCTCTTGATAAAGCGTTGGATTTAGAAGAAGCAGAGTACAAAGACTTTCTTAGGCTCCAACACGTAGAGGGTTACCACCAGCTTTCCACCAAGACCAGATTATACTTCTCCACTGCAGTTTCCATTTGGGACGCCCACTTCTACGTTAAGGTTGACGACGATGTTCATGTCAATTTAGGAACGTTAACCACCACTCTAGCTAAACATAGATCCAAGTCCAGAATCTATATAGGCTGCATGAAATCTGGTCCAGTTCTCTCTCAGAA AGGGGTAAAATATCACGAGCCAGAGTTCTGGAAATTTGGTGAAGAAGGGAACAAATACTTCAGACATGCAACTGGCCAAATCTATGCCATTTCCAAGGACCTTGCTAACTATATCTCCATTAACTC TCCCATATTGCATAGATATGCCAATGAAGATGTTTCGTTGGGATCATGGTTCATTGGGTTGGAAGTTGAACATGTGGATGAGCGTTCTCTCTGTTGTGGAACCCCTCCAG ATTGTGAATGGAAGGCCCAAGCAGGGAATGTTTGTGTGGCATCATTCGATTGGTCATGCAGTGGTATATGCAACTCAGTAGAGAGGATGAAGCAAATACACAGTTCTTGTGGGGAAGCAGAAGGCGGTGTTTGGAATGTTGATGTTTGA
- the LOC110631076 gene encoding NAC domain-containing protein 18, with the protein MEIPMPQLRLASSKTIPASPFSFPSSSSKPPQPISLHQNIACANPPATPETGSSSVHVLDATETDLPNGNNTILDVDSFESFPPGYRFCPLDEELVVHYLKNKVHSLPLPRNKIVELNLYSYNPEELAETYMQYGEKEWYFFTSRDKKYRNGSRPSRVAVGGYWKATGADKHIKYKGAVVGYRKALVFYTGTPSESTKTDWIMHEYRVRDAPQRIRKNADDLTLDDFVLCRIYKKAGKSIITPRTNEESARFDDKEADLVIKYNDSPGYSNTLVDYEQPFQISVPAQQIPAAFSENPQFDNFQINSNYDDQQAMLAAASHGSYGAPYMTPMVETAVHLHPTEDIFTSKYLNENSCVFKSRTLLDERAFYSDDGNPSFPPQLSMVSLENIVSINHQNNPSNM; encoded by the exons ATGGAGATACCAATGCCCCAACTCAGACTGGCTTCTTCCAAAACCATCCctgcttctcctttttcttttccttcttcttcttccaaaCCACCTCAACCAATATCACTTCATCAAAACATTGCATGTGCTAATCCTCCAGCTACGCCTGAAACTGGGTCGTCTTCAGTGCATGTTCTTGATGCCACAGAGACAGATCTACCCAATGGCAACAACACAATCCTTGATGTTGATTCTTTTGAATCTTTTCCTCCTGGATACAGGTTTTGCCCTCTCGACGAAGAACTTGTCGTACACTACTTGAAAAACAAGGTACATAGTCTGCCTTTACCTAGAAACAAGATTGTGGAGCTTAACCTTTATAGCTACAACCCTGAAGAGCTTGCAG AGACGTATATGCAATATGGGGAGAAAGAATGGTACTTCTTTACATCAAGGGACAAGAAGTACCGCAACGGGAGTAGACCAAGTCGAGTAGCTGTTGGTGGATACTGGAAGGCAACTGGAGCTGATAAACATATCAAGTATAAGGGTGCTGTGGTTGGATATAGAAAGGCACTTGTTTTCTACACGGGCACCCCTTCTGAAAGTACAAAAACTGACTGGATAATGCATGAATATAGGGTCCGTGATGCTCCTCAAAGAATCAGAAAAAATGCTGATGACTTGACT TTGGATGATTTTGTTTTATGTAGGATATATAAGAAAGCTGGGAAATCCATCATAACTCCACGCACAAATGAGGAATCTGCACGGTTTGATGATAAAGAAGCTGATTTGGTCATTAAATATAATGATTCCCCAGGTTACTCCAATACTCTTGTAGATTATGAGCAGCCTTTTCAAATTTCAGTTCCAGCCCAACAGATTCCAGCTGCATTTTCTGAAAATCCTCAGTTTGACAACTTTCAAATTAATAGCAACTATGATGATCAACAAGCGATGCTAGCAGCAGCTAGTCATGGCTCCTATGGGGCTCCCTATATGACTCCAATGGTGGAAACTGCAGTTCATCTACACCCCACAGAGGACATCTTCACCTCCAAATATCTGAATGAGAATTCTTGTGTGTTTAAGTCGAGAACTTTGCTAGACGAGAGGGCTTTTTATTCAGATGATGGGAATCCCAGCTTTCCTCCCCAGTTGAGTATGGTAAGTCTAGAAAATATTGTGTCCATCAACCATCAAAATAACCCCTCAAATATGTAG
- the LOC110599749 gene encoding protein RETICULATA-RELATED 4, chloroplastic-like — translation MTKTFGGFKERLLADDLFLAKVGIECGVGIFTKVIAIIVDFMLTSSCKQCACIIRQKQKLNIFTLFSKSHLYVALAGTSHSFLQRICAIVRNGAKLFAVGTTSSLVGTVVTNTLINARKAVDKCSAGEVENVPIAILSTSVAYGVYMAVSSNLRYQVLAGVIEQRILEPLLHQHKLMLSAICFAVRTANTYLGSLLWVDYARLIGNQKA, via the exons ATGACTAAAAca TTTGGTGGGTTCAAGGAGAGGCTGTTGGCTGATGATCTGTTTCTTGCTAAGGTCGGCATTGAGTGCGGTGTTGGTATCTTCACTAAG GTGATAGCCATAATTGTAGATTTCATGCTGACCTCCTCTTGCAAGCAGTGCG CTTGCATTATTCGGCAGAAACAAAAACTTAACATATTTACTCTGTTTTCCAAATCCCATCTGTATGTTGCTCTTGCTGGGACTTCCCATTCATTTTTACAGAGAATATGTGCTATTGTG CGTAATGGGGCAAAACTGTTTGCTGTTGGCACCACCTCATCACTG GTTGGCACGGTGGTAACAAATACATTGATAAATGCCCGGAAGGCTGTAGACAAGTGTTCAGCAGGTGAAGTTGAAAATGTGCCAATAGCCATATTGTCCACCAGTGTTGCCTATGGTGTGTATATGGCAGTTTCTAGCAACCTCAGGTATCAAGTACTGGCTGGCGTTATTGAACAGAGGATTTTGGAACCTTTATTACACCAGCACAAGCTAATGCTTAGCGCAATTTGTTTCGCTGTTCGAACGGCCAACACATACTTGGGGTCATTGTT GTGGGTGGATTATGCTCGGTTGATAGGAAATCAAAAGGCTTAG